A region from the Fundulus heteroclitus isolate FHET01 chromosome 22, MU-UCD_Fhet_4.1, whole genome shotgun sequence genome encodes:
- the ppp1r3cb gene encoding protein phosphatase 1 regulatory subunit 3C-B, which translates to MSAASVLTSFSPSAMPGPVMTDVAMRFYISHSPPPLRSFISSYGDLQRAKNRVNQSAGRSRGQQLYKPLRPCLSSQRRAADDQSHVAWSKKKPVKKSVVFADTKGLSLTAIHVFSKFDDEPYQNKPVGGIAEELQFEMTDLEAATMDLKISPVRSLALDFKQPSADYLDFRNRLIQNCVSLENCSLQERSLTGTIKVRNVGYEKSVQVRVTYDSWASFTDVDCSFLNNVYGCQDTDTFAFELELPAHTPPQNRIEFCICFKVQGQTYWDNNDGKNYPLKHVGWSREEAHRAPAPRVKPSEHKPGSGKLQELEFDQFGSPRMSSGLFPGWQSWGQIENTVPYW; encoded by the exons ATGAGTGCCGCAAG TGTGCTCACGTCCTTCAGTCCATCCGCAATGCCCGGTCCAGTCATGACAGACGTGGCCATGAGGTTCTACATCAGCCACTCCCCGCCTCCTCTCCGCAGCTTCATCAGCTCCTACGGGGACCTGCAGAGGGCCAAGAACCGGGTCAACCAGTCCGCCGGACGCAGCCGGGGCCAGCAGCTCTACAAGCCGCTGCGGCCCTGCCTCAGCAGCCAGCGCCGGGCCGCCGACGACCAGAGCCACGTGGCCTGGTCCAAGAAGAAGCCCGTCAAGAAGAGCGTGGTGTTCGCCGACACCAAGGGTCTGTCCCTCACCGCCATCCACGTCTTCTCCAAGTTCGACGACGAGCCGTACCAGAACAAGCCGGTGGGCGGGATCGCGGAGGAGCTGCAGTTTGAGATGACCGACCTGGAAGCCGCCACCATGGACCTAAAGATCAGCCCGGTGCGCAGCCTGGCGCTGGACTTCAAGCAGCCCTCCGCCGACTACCTGGACTTCCGGAACCGGCTGATCCAGAACTGCGTCTCCCTGGAGAACTGCTCGCTGCAGGAGCGCTCGCTGACCGGCACCATCAAGGTCCGCAACGTGGGCTACGAGAAGTCGGTGCAGGTGCGCGTCACCTACGACTCGTGGGCCTCCTTCACCGACGTGGACTGCTCCTTCCTCAACAACGTCTACGGCTGCCAGGACACCGACACCTTCGCCTTCGAGCTGGAGCTCCCCGCGCACACCCCGCCGCAGAACCGCATCGAGTTCTGCATCTGCTTCAAGGTCCAGGGTCAGACCTACTGGGACAATAACGACGGCAAGAACTACCCGCTGAAACACGTCGGCTGGAGCAGGGAGGAGGCGCACCGGGCCCCCGCGCCCCGGGTGAAGCCCTCAGAGCACAAACCCGGGAGCGGCAAGCTCCAGGAGCTGGAGTTCGACCAGTTCGGCAGCCCCCGCATGTCCAGCGGACTCTTCCCCGGCTGGCAGAGCTGGGGTCAGATCGAGAACACGGTGCCTTACTGGTGA